The following proteins come from a genomic window of Paramisgurnus dabryanus chromosome 19, PD_genome_1.1, whole genome shotgun sequence:
- the LOC135773307 gene encoding uncharacterized protein has translation MLTRNILVLCSLALVLVEADIEAVDGGSQAMFATDQDSTSDEAPTESMNLVSPDQPNDELLHYNGANADASSAETVNNAPQVNDVPKADAAKSSMEDNDEEEAPDSEEIASVKPAPAPVQRATKSHNASARKRSKPASKKRTRNLRP, from the exons ATGCTGACCAG GAATATCCTCGTCCTCTGCTCATTGGCTCTGGTTTTGGTTGAAGCAGACATTGAAGCAG tgGATGGTGGGTCCCAAGCCATGTTTGCCACAG ATCAGGACTCAACATCAGACGAGGCACCGACAG AAAGCATGAACTTGGTCTCGCCTGACCAGCCTAATG ATGAGCTTTTGCATTATAATGGAGCAAATGCAG ATGCCAGCAGTGCAGAGACGGTGAATAATG CACCTCAAGTAAATGATGTGCCTAAAGCTG atGCAGCTAAATCTAGCATGGAAGACAATGATG AGGAAGAAGCACCGGACTCAGAGGAGATTGCGTCTGTGAAACCCGCCCCGGCTCCAGTCCAACGGGCAACCAAATCCCATAATGCATCAGCACGTAAACGCAGCAAACCAGCATCAAAAAAGAGAACAAGAAACCTTCGTCCTTGA